In Eriocheir sinensis breed Jianghai 21 chromosome 29, ASM2467909v1, whole genome shotgun sequence, a single genomic region encodes these proteins:
- the LOC127005250 gene encoding uncharacterized protein LOC127005250 isoform X2 yields MGHIDTRAASLYSSLLTSTLAMCHYLEAQTWRKSTAQAVNSLKETSHQVSSQLELAHASAASLRMQMEKQLTESRDALTSAFKDIRESAEEQRSLVEGVFLRVGQLHSLVMGEFSGINAVAFYMVGVIMSLLVTCGTRTGSVRLPLFLLLTATFAVERFIAYLILNFWDSYSPQEDIQSAAHVVRCLAATFGTLLVVYSALCFRDPWAAAVAQLEEVMQATQELKKLFGFGGGGNQAFELLVPGSLMEVFEYSDSSDDTYGLYDSDDDIYDPNDDSDLEECLAMLNNHPPPMCKTRKTYSLRPRKPSSPNPILAIESPTAFSVLVERKWSLRRRIARFTRSPANFKLQQESDQEEAGVVQ; encoded by the exons ATGGGCCACATCGACACACGCGCAGCATCCCTCTACTCCTCCTTGCTCACCTCCACTCTGGCCATGTGTCACTACCTGGAGGCTCAAACCTGGCGCAAGTCCACTGCCCAGGCCGTCAACAG CCTGAAGGAGACATCCCATCAGGTCAGCTCCCAGTTGGAGCTCGCTCACGCCTCAGCCGCTTCCCTCAGAATGCAGATGGAGAAACAGCTAACGGAGTCCCGCGATGCCCTGACCTCGGCCTTCAAAGACATAAG GGAGTCGGCGGAGGAACAGCGCAGCCTGGTGGAGGGCGTGTTCCTGCGGGTGGGTCAGCTGCATAGCCTCGTCATGGGGGAGTTCTCAGGCATCAACGCG GTTGCGTTCTACATGGTGGGGGTTATAATGTCCCTTCTGGTGACCTGCGGGACTCGTACAGGAAGTGTCCGcttgcccctcttcctcctgctcaccGCCACCTTTGCCGTCGAGAGATTTATCGCCTACCTCATCTTGAACTTCTGGGACTCCTACTCGCCTCAG GAGGACATCCAGTCGGCGGCACATGTGGTGAGGTGCCTTGCGGCCACGTTCGGGACGCTGCTGGTGGTGTACTCCGCCCTCTGCTTCAG GGACCcatgggcggcggcggtggcgcaGCTGGAGGAGGTGATGCAGGCGACGCAGGAGCTCAAGAAACTCTTCGGcttcg gcgGGGGTGGGAATCAGGCATTTGAACTACTAGTCCCTGGATCGCTCATGGAAGTCTTCGAGTACAGCGACTCCTCCGACGACACCTACGGCCTCTACGACTCCGACGACGACATCTACGACCCCAACGACGACTCTGACCTGGAAGAATGCCTGGCTATGCTCAACAACCACCCCCCGccg ATGTGCAAGACGAGGAAAACCTACTCCCTTCGGCCCCGCAAACCCTCCTCCCCGAATCCCATCCTTGCTATCGAGTCTCCCACCGCCTTCAGTGTCCTCGTGGAACGTAAGTGGAGTTTGAGGCGCCGGATTGCGCGCTTCACCCGCTCTCCTGCCAATTTCAAACTGCAGCAGGAGTCTGATCAGGAGGAGGCCGGAGTGGTGCAGTAA
- the LOC127005250 gene encoding uncharacterized protein LOC127005250 isoform X1, which yields MKIIVTVMMVMVAMTEAMATSKEGKRHYDLLLREAQTPSHGSCYQSALKDLREGCSKLDDKVQSRLALAFTNCYLVRFGWPTYPCAPNESLSTCMGHIDTRAASLYSSLLTSTLAMCHYLEAQTWRKSTAQAVNSLKETSHQVSSQLELAHASAASLRMQMEKQLTESRDALTSAFKDIRESAEEQRSLVEGVFLRVGQLHSLVMGEFSGINAVAFYMVGVIMSLLVTCGTRTGSVRLPLFLLLTATFAVERFIAYLILNFWDSYSPQEDIQSAAHVVRCLAATFGTLLVVYSALCFRDPWAAAVAQLEEVMQATQELKKLFGFGGGGNQAFELLVPGSLMEVFEYSDSSDDTYGLYDSDDDIYDPNDDSDLEECLAMLNNHPPPMCKTRKTYSLRPRKPSSPNPILAIESPTAFSVLVERKWSLRRRIARFTRSPANFKLQQESDQEEAGVVQ from the exons atgaaaataatagtgacggtgatgatggtgatggtggcgatgacgGAAGCGATGGCCACGTCAAAAGAGGGTAAAAGGCACTACGATTTATTGTTAAGGGAAGCACAAACTCCcag ccACGGATCCTGCTACCAGTCGGCGCTGAAGGACCTGCGTGAAGGCTGCTCCAAGTTGGACGATAAG GTACAAAGTCGCCTCGCCCTTGCCTTCACCAACTGCTACCTGGTTCGTTTCGGATGGCCCACCTACCCTTGTGCCCCCAATGAGTCCCTGTCCACCTGCATGGGCCACATCGACACACGCGCAGCATCCCTCTACTCCTCCTTGCTCACCTCCACTCTGGCCATGTGTCACTACCTGGAGGCTCAAACCTGGCGCAAGTCCACTGCCCAGGCCGTCAACAG CCTGAAGGAGACATCCCATCAGGTCAGCTCCCAGTTGGAGCTCGCTCACGCCTCAGCCGCTTCCCTCAGAATGCAGATGGAGAAACAGCTAACGGAGTCCCGCGATGCCCTGACCTCGGCCTTCAAAGACATAAG GGAGTCGGCGGAGGAACAGCGCAGCCTGGTGGAGGGCGTGTTCCTGCGGGTGGGTCAGCTGCATAGCCTCGTCATGGGGGAGTTCTCAGGCATCAACGCG GTTGCGTTCTACATGGTGGGGGTTATAATGTCCCTTCTGGTGACCTGCGGGACTCGTACAGGAAGTGTCCGcttgcccctcttcctcctgctcaccGCCACCTTTGCCGTCGAGAGATTTATCGCCTACCTCATCTTGAACTTCTGGGACTCCTACTCGCCTCAG GAGGACATCCAGTCGGCGGCACATGTGGTGAGGTGCCTTGCGGCCACGTTCGGGACGCTGCTGGTGGTGTACTCCGCCCTCTGCTTCAG GGACCcatgggcggcggcggtggcgcaGCTGGAGGAGGTGATGCAGGCGACGCAGGAGCTCAAGAAACTCTTCGGcttcg gcgGGGGTGGGAATCAGGCATTTGAACTACTAGTCCCTGGATCGCTCATGGAAGTCTTCGAGTACAGCGACTCCTCCGACGACACCTACGGCCTCTACGACTCCGACGACGACATCTACGACCCCAACGACGACTCTGACCTGGAAGAATGCCTGGCTATGCTCAACAACCACCCCCCGccg ATGTGCAAGACGAGGAAAACCTACTCCCTTCGGCCCCGCAAACCCTCCTCCCCGAATCCCATCCTTGCTATCGAGTCTCCCACCGCCTTCAGTGTCCTCGTGGAACGTAAGTGGAGTTTGAGGCGCCGGATTGCGCGCTTCACCCGCTCTCCTGCCAATTTCAAACTGCAGCAGGAGTCTGATCAGGAGGAGGCCGGAGTGGTGCAGTAA